A single genomic interval of Aedes aegypti strain LVP_AGWG chromosome 1, AaegL5.0 Primary Assembly, whole genome shotgun sequence harbors:
- the LOC5572743 gene encoding zinc finger protein 91, giving the protein MSRCCSIPGCRSQFRNTTLFSISKYSSLAQWWTTTSWYDEVVEASDPRRDHSICILHFRDDQLDKSQTEMRLLNNVVPSINLPGSFTISAVHENYKLHLPQSADSGHLVLIYCRFCGKKQKTPLKNHLEDLIESEDLLQLCLGRGRFLEGFPSGVCDPCHQTLKMTTIFIKNCEQAQEKLQKIFFGTSQQIEDSLDNEEESDEADYTFEMPEAIVSLKEEIQSPEPDELEDGGMEFHEMKREDPLDELGVFSKPKKPSKRELKPNDEQGDIRCTVCGRTFNRKVALHAHMESVHEGRTFACPICGKVMGWRKTLQRHMKSHQENFQKHKCELCDKSFSRPSHLRLHMMKHTGQKVRCALCQNGYRDNYKLGGTFVQSPQHGPGSGQDLHSTGGNLVT; this is encoded by the coding sequence ATGTCCAGGTGCTGCTCCATTCCCGGATGCCGCTCCCAGTTCCGGAACACCACTCTGTTCAGCATCAGCAAATACTCTAGCCTGGCCCAATGGTGGACCACAACATCTTGGTACGACGAAGTGGTGGAAGCTTCCGATCCGCGGCGGGACCATTCGATTTGCATCCTGCACTTCCGCGACGATCAGCTGGACAAAAGCCAAACCGAGATGCGGTTGCTGAACAACGTTGTGCCATCTATTAATCTGCCCGGATCATTCACGATATCTGCGGTTCATGAGAATTACAAACTGCACCTGCCACAATCGGCAGACAGTGGCCATTTAGTTCTCATTTACTGTCGCTTCTGTGGTAAGAAGCAGAAAACCCCACTCAAGAATCACCTGGAAGATTTGATCGAATCGGAAGATTTGCTGCAACTATGTCTTGGACGTGGTCGCTTCCTGGAAGGTTTCCCCAGTGGAGTCTGTGATCCATGCCACCAGACTCTGAAAATGACCACCATTTTCATCAAGAACTGCGAACAAGCTCAGGAAAAGCTGCAGAAGATATTCTTCGGAACCTCACAGCAGATCGAGGATTCGTTGGACAACGAAGAGGAATCCGATGAGGCAGATTACACGTTTGAAATGCCGGAAGCCATTGTCTCTTTGAAGGAGGAAATACAATCTCCCGAACCGGATGAGCTCGAAGATGGAGGCATGGAGTTCCACGAAATGAAACGCGAGGATCCGCTGGATGAGCTTGGCGTGTTCAGCAAGCCAAAGAAACCTTCCAAACGGGAACTGAAACCGAACGACGAGCAGGGGGACATCCGGTGCACCGTTTGTGGCCGAACCTTCAACCGCAAGGTGGCCCTCCATGCCCACATGGAGTCGGTCCACGAGGGAAGAACGTTTGCCTGTCCGATTTGTGGAAAGGTGATGGGCTGGCGAAAAACTCTGCAGCGGCACATGAAAAGCCACCAGGAGAACTTCCAGAAGCACAAGTGCGAATTGTGCGACAAGTCGTTCAGCCGGCCCAGTCATCTACGGTTGCACATGATGAAGCACACCGGACAGAAGGTGCGCTGCGCGTTGTGCCAGAATGGGTATCG